From the Musa acuminata AAA Group cultivar baxijiao chromosome BXJ3-7, Cavendish_Baxijiao_AAA, whole genome shotgun sequence genome, one window contains:
- the LOC135642977 gene encoding alpha-humulene synthase-like gives MENMISQPHVPGDEVVIRKSASYHPTVWGDYFILKAQSSPGTQECDARMQERAAELTEQVRSMFKDTTDILQTMDLVDSIQLLGLSYHFEKEISEALKRVHDADLNCQGLYETALRFRLLRQQGYHVTPDVFNKFKDEEGNLVSTLKDDPKGLLSLYNAAYLRIHEETILDEAISFTRDQLASMLSDLTPPLATQVRLFLESPLCRRMERLLARNYISIYQDCATRNDALLELAKLDFNLLQCLHRDEIKSISIWWNDLFLTKNLSFARDRVVECYYWILAVYFEPHYSRARVITTKVMAMTSILDDIYDLYSTFEESQLLTQAIQRWDAKAVHQLPEYMKGYFLNLIHTFEEFENLLAPSEKYRLFYLKEAMKGLSRSYLEENKWAVKQYVPKLEEHLQISLISSAYPMLVCACFVGMGEVATKEAFEWVASFPKIVKASALIARIVNDFVSHELEQTREHVASTIQCYMKEFGTNEHVACENLQVLVEDAWKDVNEECLNPTAVSMPLLERIVNFLCLFNDIYKDIDGYTNSSTYTRDNISLLLVHPIEI, from the exons ATGGAGAACATGATTTCGCAGCCACACGTTCCAGGTGATGAAGTGGTGATTCGCAAGTCTGCAAGCTACCATCCCACCGTTTGGGGTGATTACTTTATCTTAAAGGCCCAGTCCTCCCCCGGTACACag GAGTGCGATGCAAGGATGCAAGAGAGAGCTGCAGAACTGACGGAGCAGGTAAGAAGCATGTTCAAGGACACTACCGACATCTTGCAAACTATGGACTTGgtcgattcaatccagcttcttggattgaGTTATCACTTCGAGAAAGAAATAAGTGAAGCATTAAAACGAGTCCATGATGCCGATTTGAACTGTCAAGGTCTCTACGAGACTGCTCTCCGGTTTCGACTGCTGAGACAACAAGGGTATCATGTGACCCCTG atgtttttaacaagttcaaagatgaGGAAGGAAATTTAGTGTCCACCTTGAAGGATGATCCAAAGGGACTTTTAAGCTTATACAATGCGGCTTATCTACGGATACATGAGGAGACCATACTCGATGAAGCTATTTCTTTTACAAGGGACCAGCTTGCGTCCATGTTAAGTGATCTCACACCACCATTAGCAACGCAAGTGAGACTCTTCCTTGAGAGTCCTCTCTGTAGAAGAATGGAAAGGCTCTTGGCACGAAATTACATCTCCATCTACCAAGATTGTGCGACACGAAATGATGCCTTACTAGAGCTGGCAAAGCTTGACTTCAATCTACTGCAATGTCTTCATCGCGACGAGATTAAGAGCATCTCCAT ATGGTGGAATGATTTATTCCTCACCAAAAATCTAAGTTTTGCACGAGATCGGGTGGTGGAATGTTATTATTGGATACTTGCGGTGTACTTTGAACCTCACTATTCTCGTGCACGAGTGATTACCACCAAGGTGATGGCCATGACTTCTATCTTGGATGATATCTATGATCTCTATAGCACATTCGAGGAGAGTCAACTACTCACTCAAGCAATTCAAAG GTGGGATGCCAAGGCTGTTCATCAGCTACCAGAGTATATGAAGGGCTATTTTCTAAACCTAATCCATACCTTTGAGGAATTCGAAAATTTGCTAGCACCCAGTGAGAAGTATCGTTTATTTTATCTTAAGGAAgcg ATGAAAGGTTTATCAAGATCCTATCTCGAGGAAAACAAATGGGCTGTCAAACAGTATGTGCCAAAATTAGAAGAACATCTGCAAATCTCGCTCATCAGTTCAGCCTATCCTATGCTTGTTTGTGCTTGTTTTGTTGGAATGGGGGAAGTAGCAACAAAGGAGGCATTCGAGTGGGTTGCTAGTTTCCCTAAGATCGTCAAGGCTTCTGCATTAATTGCTCGTATCGTCAATGACTTCGTTTCACATGAG CTGGAGCAAACCAGGGAACATGTTGCCTCCACAATCCAATGCTACATGAAAGAGTTTGGTACAAATGAGCATGTTGCATGCGAAAATCTCCAAGTTTTGGTTGAAGACGCATGGAAAGATGTAAACGAAGAGTGCCTCAATCCGACTGCAGTATCCATGCCTTTGCTTGAAAGGATAGTCAATTTTCTATGCCTATTTAATGATATTTACAAGGATATTGATGGATACACCAACTCGTCTACTTATACTAGAGACAATATTTCTTTGTTACTGGTGCATCCTATTGAGATTTGA